One stretch of Methyloversatilis sp. RAC08 DNA includes these proteins:
- a CDS encoding pseudouridine synthase: MTVSPPDIPLEIIYRDDVMVAINKPSGLLVHRTALDRHETEFAVQRLRDQIGQRVWPVHRLDRGTSGVLVFALDAVSAHALADQFAQHTPDKRYLALVRGHPAEAGVIDHPLRRVIDAIDPRTAREGAEPVEVQPALTRYRRLATVELPVMVDRYPSSRYALVEALPLTGRTHQIRRHMNHIAHPVIGDSTHGKGVHNRYFASAWGVSRLMLACIYMQLRHPVSGAAITLQCDPGDAFGRLADAFGWNPLPK, encoded by the coding sequence GTGACTGTCTCCCCGCCCGACATTCCGCTTGAAATCATCTATCGCGACGACGTCATGGTCGCGATCAACAAGCCGTCCGGTCTTCTGGTGCACCGCACTGCGCTGGACCGGCACGAAACCGAATTTGCAGTGCAGCGGCTGCGCGATCAGATCGGACAGCGCGTGTGGCCGGTGCACCGGCTGGACCGCGGCACGTCGGGGGTGCTCGTGTTCGCGCTCGACGCGGTGTCGGCCCATGCGCTGGCGGACCAGTTCGCGCAACATACGCCGGACAAGCGCTACCTCGCGCTGGTGCGCGGTCATCCGGCGGAGGCGGGCGTGATCGACCATCCGCTGCGTCGCGTGATCGATGCCATCGACCCGCGCACGGCGCGCGAGGGCGCGGAACCCGTCGAGGTGCAGCCGGCGCTGACGCGCTATCGCCGGCTGGCGACGGTCGAGCTGCCGGTCATGGTCGATCGCTACCCGAGCAGCCGCTATGCGCTGGTCGAAGCGCTGCCGCTGACCGGACGCACGCACCAGATCCGGCGCCACATGAACCACATCGCGCATCCGGTGATCGGCGATTCGACCCACGGCAAGGGCGTGCATAACCGCTACTTCGCGTCCGCCTGGGGCGTGAGCCGGTTGATGCTCGCATGTATATATATGCAGTTGCGGCATCCGGTCAGCGGAGCGGCGATCACGCTGCAATGCGATCCGGGCGACGCCTTCGGGCGGCTGGCGGACGCTTTCGGCTGGAATCCGCTACCGAAGTAG